Below is a window of Arabidopsis thaliana chromosome 2, partial sequence DNA.
ACTGTTGAATTAGTATAATTAGATAACAGGAATTCATAACATAGAAGAAGCCTTaaactaaatcaaataattggtATACATGTGGAGTTCTCAAGGAGAGGATAGTTAAAACCTCAACTTATAAAGGAGCAAAAGAGCATCCGTGTTGACGAGAGAGCTTGAACAACCACAAGAAAACATGCTCTTAATAATCATGCTACTGTCCTCAAGAAAAAGATGCTCAACGAAAACATTTGAGGCAAAAAGCTTCCAATTGTAGCCATGCTCTACAAACATATGCGAATGAGGGCTAGAGAGGAGAGGTCGAGGCATCAAAAGCACAAAGGGTCGATGGACAACCCTAACCAATGATGGCGAACCATCCACAACACCAAAGAAAACCTCTCGATTCAAACTCCAACACACAAAATCAACACGTACAAAGTGGACAAAAGCTTTAAGCGTGTGGGAGTAAGTTGTCCTCAATGCGAACAACTCGACACAAAGAAACCCATAACTCCAGCAGGCAAGAGCCAAAATGCAGGGGTTAGACCAAGAGAGATCTTGGAAAAAATGTGACCGGTTAAGGAGGAGAGGCGACACCACATTACAGCATAGGAAAGCACGCTCGACCACCTGAAACACCAGAAAGAAGGCACCCCAAAACAGATCTACAAACAAAAGCTTCCAACGCTTGAGATGCGAGACTCTAGGACCGGAAATCAAAGCATCCACCTTCATCCATCACCGGCTACAGGTAGTGGAggcaaaaaaacaagagatttcAGCCATCAGAAAGAGCCCACGCGCATGGCGGTCCTTCGACACACGCCACGAGAAACAGAGCCGACATAACTCTCTAGAATCTTCAAGTGCACAAGTAGAATCAAGACCAAGGTAACCTAAAGCCCTCTAGCATCGCTGGTCTTAAACGGACACTAAAGTGGCAAGATGCGATGAAGTTAGGTTTCTCACACAAGAAAAGCTTCGGGAGAGATAGTTTGGGGACACATGTATTTGAAAACAACTCTCGTTATTAGATCGTTTTTTCTTGTATGTTGCTCACTCTTGCATTACATCCATCTAATGGATCACTATGACTTTCCTCCTTCCCACATGCTATATCCCGTGGAAATCAGCATCTTTGTTACTTCCAGAATTTTTACCCCAACCTAATATATATGCTTATGTTTGTTAGGTTGTTTATCATGTAATCATGTGAGACTAATAGtagtttttcttgttctgaTGAGAGCGTCTGATTGCGTTTTGTGAAGATGTGTTAATTGGAAAAGAGattaaaacaaagacaatGAGTGCTTGcaaaaagacataaaaaaatgatagctcctaaaaaaaaatgtgaggACGgaaattcatatacatatcgaaagaatgtaagaaaaaaaatgagtttttttctttcaaagaaaaaatataagttgttaaaaaaaatatagataatcTTATAAGTTATggatataattttgtaaataatctTATCTTTACAATAGCTATACTAACTAGTGCAGTGGAGAGACACATAAAACAATAGTGAATTTGCGCATACCAAAATGAGAAAGTTGTTGAAGTTAATCTTcatacaataatttatttcatgaaatttaattaaaatgtcGTACATAAAAAGACCGGGTCCAAATATCTAAAAGTAGAGGAAAAGCTATTAAACAAAAAGGATgttcttttgataaatgttaTAAAATCCTAAAAGTCGTATTAGAGTTTTTTTAGCTGTGTATTTAAATTGAATGAACTACcatagtaattttaaaattgaagaaatttaaattattaacaataaaTAGACAAatgattgacaaaaaaacaataaatagacaactaaaaaaaagaaattcaacatttcaataaataatattaatcacattaaaataaatatttcaataaaaattgGCGTAGGTGATTATGCTCTCACATCTCACATATTCTTTACTAACGACATGACGAATGACAAAGTTTATGCTTTGGTGGTGCTGGAAGAGAGAGCAGTTTGAGAtcctaaaaaataaataaatacgaacataaacaaatttagtagctatttgataacaaaaaatattttatgtaacaAGTAATTAGGATGCTAAATAATTAATCTTAAACTTAATGTAACACACACAAACTAATGTTGCAAGCAATCCaatatctttttggttttagctgAAATTTAACTACCAACTTCAAAAACTGAGTAAAAACTCTGAAACGGAGGACGATCTATGAAAGTGCTTCCCAACCAGCCTTCCTTAAGAAGCAAATGTCCTTATCAACATTGAGTTGTGTTatatactacaagaaaacacggTATTAGCGACTTATTCGGCGACGGATTAAGTAGTCGTTAACTTTGGCAACTAAATAGTGACGTATTAGCGACtaattagtttatattatACATTAGTCTCTAATCAATCTTGAATGTGAGACTGATTAATTTAGTCGCTAATAGGTCGCTAGTTACAGTTACCATTTATCGACTCATATATTCTATTTAGGCAATTAATTGGGCTTTTACCGGCTTGATCCAGTAACAAGAGCCCATTACCCAGaatatataaacgattttATCGCataaccctaaccctaatccCCTTTTCTTCACTCTCGAcgaaccctaaccctaatccCTTTTAGCCATTCGATCCCAATTCTTCATCAATCCATCTTCaatcttctcaatctctcgTTTCTTAGCTTCAAGTGATGAGGACTCGTGGTGGAAAAGGCAAGAGAGGAAAAGGAAGGGTATCGAAGATTCCCCCAAATCGACCCACTACTTTCCAGCCAGTACGAGTTCACGCCGGCGGATCGTCAACCGCCAGTTCAATACCCTGATAGAAATCTAATTGCACAGCCTTCGACGGGTGCCACTGTCAGAGACTATCCTCCTCCGACGCAACAAGTTcatgttttcaagttttaaaggacggagaagagaagaagggatAGCTAAAGGAACTCTTCTGTTGGATCTTCTGAAACAGTAGAAGATTTGAGGAAGGCGAGAAAATTTGGGTCTGTTGTGGTCAAGTACTTCTTCACCATCCTCAAGTGCTTGATCTCTGCTTGTTGCTCATTTGCAACCCGCTTGATCTCTGCTTGCTCAGCTGCAACCCGCAAAGCCTCTGCCTCACGATGTGCTTGTAGAGTAGCTTGTTCATCTATCTTGAGGTTGGCTTCCTCAAGCTGTAATTGCAAGGTTGTGAAAGAAGAACTGCTTACTGGGTACTTCATACAGGCGTTGCTGGTTGGGGGACTAGCCACGACCGTCGTCGAAGTTCCGAAGTTTAAAGCTAACTAAAACCGGTCTAAAGGTAATGAGAATCGaggaagaaaaatagtttttggatattaattatatgtttttaccATGTTTTTACAACAATCGCCCGGTAGTGGCTAATCAGTCGCCAACTAATCGCTATATAGTGGCATAAATGTAGCCAAACAGTCGCTAATTGGCGACTGGGTGGCGACCCAATGGCGACTACTTATGTAGTCGCTAGTTATTCACCATTTGGCGACTGTTTGGCTACATATCAATATAGCGACGCTTGTATTGCCAACTACGTGTTTTAGTCGCCAAATAGTCGTAAATTTCGATTAAGCGACTGTTTAGCTATGAATAGTGTAGTCGCTAATACCATGTTTTCTcgtagtatatatatatatatatatacttcacGATTTAAGAGGGGAAGTCCTCATCTGCCTCCGTTTTGTTTTACCACCATAATTCTCCAAGTTTGTACTTCAAAAAAAGACAGGTAATTGGTGACAATAACATGTTTATTATggacaaagaaaccaaaatgtcAAGCTTACCTAAGTTAAGCACTCTTCATTATCAGTGACAGTTAGCAGATCTATTTCACTTTCGTTTCTAGTGATTAAATTGTTGCATGCATGTGCATCCGTGCATCCAAAGCTAATATTAGAGTTTAACGATGTAGAAGCGTTTATACCAAAGACGTACCTTACAACTTGGACGTGATCTAGAATTGGAAAAAATCATGAAAGATATCACAAGGGGATATCAAACACTTATCACCATCAAGTGCCTCTTCGGGTTGtcctctctgttttcttattgtctctatttttgttctctttggtgttctgtttttctcttgAACTCTTAGGAAGTCAAGAcgttcctttctttttcttcaatatctGAAATATATACAACACAAAAGACATGTCTTAAAGACACCTGATAAACCTCGATTTTCACTGCTTTTAGTTGTGATCTAGGCATAGTTATTAGAGTCTTTTTGTAGGAAGTCAAGACGTACCTTTatttttctagtctttttcagaTCTTTACAATGTTGGGATGCAAttggagattatggagcatTCTATAGCAAAACAGACAACTTAAACTACATAAGCAATCTGGAGACGAAATTTCAcgtaggtgtcgatcgacaccacccctagtgtcgagcgacaccaatatCTGACAGGAATTCAATTACGCAacttattgaagttttgaagatttccaaatttgcCCCAGaacttctctttattttcaaaGAAGTCCCTGCACGTTTTATGAACTTATATatggatttttaaaatcattgtttagacctaacaCTTATTATCTATTCTATTTTTGGGAACAAAACCCTGTGGAGCTTCTTCtagagaagatctttctaAACTCTATACTCATCTTGTTTCTTACATTGATTTCTACGTTAATCATGTTTTGTTCCTTGATaatcatgtctgagtagttcTATTGATGGGTTTAGGGATTCTCaattagggatttagatgaatTAGTAGATCAAAAACCCTGTtaggataatatatttagaatttttcatctttgattgTTCTAAATGCTAGTTCTAAAGTAATTAACTAGTTATTGATTTTATGATAATAGGTATACCCACCATAGGTACCTGTTACCAGAACTATCTTAAATGAGCCTAGTATCTAGATGCATGCTAGCGTCGGTTTAGAtacttaggtgaacttatcaaacctgATTAGAATGCTTGCTTAATTCTAgggatttacaagagagttgggatcaatactattaagcaTAATGAGTAGCACGACACATCACCGGTTACTCTATATTAGTGATTTGAATTatagaatggttcgataataATCCTACTTTACTGCTAGAACTACTATTCTGATATTTCCTAAGAATTTCTCTAAACCTGACGTTTTAATCATTTGAATCTACGACCAatttttattgcttttttgtcttttattttataatattttctgtttagcTTAATTCGAAACTattagtctattgtgtgatctgAGAACTTTGTGGGATTCGATCTCTAAGTGTTATAACAACgtctttatttgagagagtagtcaTTAGTGTAATTTGACTCACATCAACACCAAAAACAAGAGATGCATATgttcatttaatttaatagACAAATTGCATGCGTAGCTGTCGGTTAACAAAACTGAGTCAAAGCTATGTCTTAATCATGGGCATGACCGGTTCTAAACCATCATCTCCCACTCGCACATTATAGTAAAAATTCACGACTAGAATAATCTCACTTGGAATCATTTTGCTGGTATTGGGGAGAATATCTACTAGAAAAAGTCACGACTGATTTGGCTCCACCTTAGTGATCACAACTCATCATTTTTTCATCGCACAACTATGGCTCGTGCGTCGAAAAATTCTATCAAGAAACTCGTTTCTACAAATGGGGCAGTTCTAACAGATTTTgtagagaataaaaaagatgCAGCTCACATCCAACAGTGTGTCCAAGCAAAGCcataaaatatcaaagagGTATTAGAATAGTATCTAGCATAGATTTTGGATTACAAATGTCCGGAAAGTACTGCTGCATCATTAGTTCGCGACATTACACCTAAAGAGATAAAATGTGCACTATAAGAAATAAGGACATTAATAGCACACGGAAAATGCTACTGAAGACCTTTCGTAGCGTATTTATAAACGCTGTTACATGCGGAGCTATAGTAGAGCCCCCCCTATCATAGCAGTTTTTAGTAGCTATAGTATATTGACATATTATAGCATTGACCTTCCgctatttattaattataactaGCGCTTTTTTCCTGCTACTATGTTCGTTTTTATGGCAATTTTGCTATGTTGTATATTTGGTAATGATGACACATTATATGTGCTGTTGGATATTGTTTTGTGACATTATGATTCTCGAATTGTACACTATTGTAGCGTAAAACTATGCTATAAGAAAGTGATTTGTAGCCCTTTGGTTTTGCTACTGTGTAGTATTTAATAGCTATTATAAATTGTCATAATATCATTTACAATAGCATCTATTAATTGCgatttaataatgttttagcCTTTTTATCGTGCTATACGTgctataatatatgatttattgGCTTTTATATTGTACTatctaatatttattttgacaGTGAGAAAATgctgtgtatatatattgcaagatatatacttttaacatATATTGAATCTATTTTGCAATGAATCAAATATAATTGGTTGTTTGAAATATTGAATTgcacaaaatataattagctttaatttatgaaagacaatgaatcataaaatatcatattacaTAAAGTTAACTTAACAAAGTCAAGATATTACATGAACTAAAGACACATTAACCATTAAAACATGAACTCATGGATTCCTGCGCCTTGACTCTCCTCTTTCCTCTCTTGGGCGTTTCTTAGCAGTGTTGTTGTGTGCATCCTTTTTCATGTTTCTGAACCATTGCTTGTAGAGTGGATCaatgtcttcttcctctagtTCGATCCATATTAAGTAGCCAAGGTGAGGACAAGACTGCCTAAACTCTAGCTCTGTTATCTCCTTCAGTTCATCATCCACCTCGTTTTGTTGATTGTTATTTGCCTGCTGTTGTGGCTGTTGTCTGAGCCTTGGTATAACGTTCTTAGCTGGGAGGCCGCATATGAGTCCTTTAGCTTCCATTGAACTAGCGGTTTCTGCAGTACCAATGAGAAAGACAACACCACAAATCTCAAACTTCTCCGAATTAGAATAGAATTAACCTAAGAAAAGCTTGAATCTTAAGTATTGCAAATACAAACTGAAACTAGCAACATACAAGTTCAAGGAGACAGTTCCAATTTTGAAGCCAATGAGATCATACATCTCAAGTTCTCTAAATTATCATCTACTCATTACTCAACCTACGAACAGCTTCAATATTAACTCGAAAGGCGTACAAGCATATCAATACAGATGCAGTATGAGTCAGGATCCATCGTGGACTAACCTCAAGAATCAAACAAGTTTCTATTGACTGGCTATAACCAGTGCTTTGTTCTGTAGTAACAGAACACAACTATCAATGTCAACAAATCATTTTCGTTTCTATGGCTCAACTTCCACAATCAAACAGAGACTATAATACAGAGATATTGACAGTCCTAATGCATTGAAGCTCTCCTAAAGTTAACATAACCAAATCGATTTCCAATAAACAAAGTGAGGAATATCAACAATTCATGCTTATCATGCTTCAATATCACATATTCCATAGCTAAAAATAAGTGTCTGCAATAGAATAAATGTTAACTTACAGTGATTCTTCCTTTAATCCTCAAATTTGTCTTCTCGAACAGCCAAATCTGGATCCAAAGACCATCGAACTCATCAGATAAGGAACTAACAAAACCTCAGAGAAAACAATTACCTTTTCTGGGCGAAAGTAAATCAGAAGAAGTTGAGGAACTCAAAGGTAGATTCGATTCGAAAGTAAATCAGAAGAAGTAGATtcagagagagatgaaagaagcTTCGATTTTTTGGGTTTCCATCGactaaagagagagagatgaaagacCATCGAATAAAGAGAGATAAGAAAGTAATTAAAACATCTTTGATTATTGACCCTTAGATGTATTCTAATCAACGGTTGATATGAATAGTTAGGTGATCCACACATTAATCAATGAGCCAATGAGTTAATTGTCCTCTTAATAATTCGTGACCCTTAGATGTATACTAATCAACGGTTGATATCAATAATAAGGTGATCCACACCTTAATCTATTATCCaatgaaataattttcttacgATTATTATGTAAATAGCCAAATATgaagttattttctttgtattaattttgtgATATGGTGttaaaattaaacttaaaattaaagtttcatttatttagagtttttaaaaatcaaaaattatattatccttaataatcaaatttatacCCTAAATTGACTAAATATGTAAGATTAATGACTAAATgtaatattgtattttttccAATACATTAATAAGTATATTTTTATCTATGAAATGAATATgcataaattttaattatcatataacttttacattattaatttcatgTTTCATATATTAGTGTAGAAGGTGGTATCTGAAGTGTAGAAATCAGTTGTTGTCATCATATTTTTCATACATGTAAACTTAAAGTATATACAAACCATTGCAATTCTATCTTCTGGCCAGGCAATAGAAGTTCCAAGTGCATCTTCCATATACTCAATTTCAGTAGATTGCCTCCAAACTGCAGCATCTTTAACAATCACAACATCCACCCATACTCGACAAGCATTAGGCCCCAAAGGAACGTGATGTACACATTGATCAGAATAAAGTGGCTGATCAAGAGCAAACCTTGCCTGCATACAAATCCAAAATACAGAATGCAAAATCAATCCAGAATTCAAAATCACAACAACATGTCAAACAGAGAGAATTAGAATACCTCAATGGATTTCCACAAGACAGTTCTGATATCTTCACTAACTTTCCTCCAATCCGGAATTGTGTAAGAAACATGTTCCCGTACTATTGTTCCTAAATAGGATGCAAAAGGTACTGAACCTGGACCACAAGGTTCTCCCATAATAGTATAGTCAACGTGAACCTTTTCATTTTGGGTCCTTGGCGATGTGTTTCATCTTCGTTGGTCCTCGTTTCTTTTTACGCTTTGGTTCAGCAGCTGTTTCAGCAACATCCACAGTAGGATCCCCAGCGTCAGTAGAAGCAGTATCATCAACTGGTTCCTCACTTTCTCTGTTCACTTCATTGTTAGCATCTTCATTCTCTTTATCCACTAACTCAGCCTCCACTTCATTAGTTTCATCTGCTAGTAAATCAGCCTCCACTTCATTAGTTTCATCTGCTAGTAAATCAGCCTCCACTTCATTATTATCTGCCTGTACTTCAGTAAATTCCTGAGTCTCAATATGTCTCTCAGCTAACTcgtcaatcttcttcttcttttggtattTCCTTTTTCGATTATTCACCATCTTGGTTcacctgaaacaaaacatagatttGTTATCAGAACAAATTCTTGAGCTGCAAAAACAATCTCAATCTCACAAAACACACATTATAAGCAATAATAAGCAATCAAAACTATCACAAGTAATATGATTTCACACATAGATCCCTTCACAGTCAGCTCGGGCATTCctatcatcatcaaccaaGTCATCTGCAAGGGCATCCATGTCTACTAATACTGGCAATGGCCCAACGTCTGCATTTCCAGATTCAGCATCTTCTGCACTGTATCTTCTAGTAGAACCTCTCATAGCTACATACCAATTCGATGATTCATCTGCCCTTGAATAAAACACTTGCTTTGCTTGAGATGCTAGTATGTATGGATCTCTTGCAAAGGAAACTTGACTTTGGTTAAGGTTGACAAGTGTGAagccatcttcttcctttactCCATTTCCTATATTTGCCCATTGACACCGGAATATAGGAATGTAGAAGACATTATAATCAAGCAGTATAATATCCACCACTCGGCCATAATAAGACACAACATCAACCATTGGGGTATTGTCCTTTGAACTAGCTATACACATTGTTGTCGCCTCATGCAACATACCACAGTTCTGAGTCTGCCTATCAATTGAAACTGTATGAAACCGATTGCCATTGACTATGTAACCCGTGTAAGATCTTGCGCATAGACGAGGACCATATGCTAACCACTTAACTGCATCTTCATTATCAGAAGTCATAGgtatctatttaaaaaaaacaagtgtcATTTACTATATAGATAGCATCTCAGAGaataaaacaatacaaaaccagaaaatttACCTGTTCTTTTAACCAAGAAGCAAATTTCTGAGAATGAGTATTCCATAAAAATCCTGAATCCCGTCTACACCTTTCATTAGAATCTTGTAGATGTTCTAGGTGCATGctaaaattgaaagaaagcaaaacatcATCTAAACCATTGTGAATAtcctaaaaaaataataaagagtAAGTTAAGAGAATAGCTTACTCCACATAAGGATCAAGTTGCGCCATATTATGAATCACTGCAAGATGTGCTAtgttcttctcattctcaGTAAGAGTAATTGAAGTGGCTGCTGATATAGGTCGACCCTCCAATATAGAGCAGTTCTCATAATCAGTATTTCTTTCAATTTCCTCTTCTGcatttgttgtctttttcagGAAATCACTGCAGAACCGCATACATTCCTCAGCAAGATATGCTTCAGCAATACAACCCTCTGGTCTTGCAGTGTTTCTGACAAAATCCTTCAGAACTTTCATGTACCTGAAGATAAAACAGCTACCTTTAAGCATAAAAGTAttctgtaaaagaaaaaaccttaTAAGCTACTGGATTGTACCTCTCAAATGGGTACATCCAACGGAAATGAACTGGTCCACATAAACGAGCTTCCCTGCCTAAGTGGACTGTCAAATGCACCATTATATCGAAGAAACTTGGAGGAAAGAACCTCTCAAACATGCAGATAGTTTCCACAATTTCATTCTCCATTGTAGAAACTGTCTCTCTGTCAATAACTCGCTGACACAGTTTGTTGAAAAACGCACACAAGCGTCCAATAGCTATCCTAACACCTTTAGGTAACAAACCTATAAATGGATAACATTGAAGATTAAAAACAACACATCAAATTATGCAAGAATTTCAGCTAAAAGAATTCATCTTATACCTCTGATTGCAACTGGAAGAAGTTGTTGCATCAACACATGATAATCATGTGATTTAAGTCCTTTAACAGTAGAATCTTCTATCTTC
It encodes the following:
- a CDS encoding uncharacterized protein (unknown protein; Has 30201 Blast hits to 17322 proteins in 780 species: Archae - 12; Bacteria - 1396; Metazoa - 17338; Fungi - 3422; Plants - 5037; Viruses - 0; Other Eukaryotes - 2996 (source: NCBI BLink).); the protein is MKVDALISGPRVSHLKRWKLLFVDLFWGAFFLVFQVVERAFLCCNVVSPLLLNRSHFFQDLSWSNPCILALACWSYGFLCVELFALRTTYSHTLKAFVHFVRVDFVCWSLNREVFFGVVDGSPSLVRVVHRPFVLLMPRPLLSSPHSHMFVEHGYNWKLFASNVFVEHLFLEDSSMIIKSMFSCGCSSSLVNTDALLLLYKLRF